The Panacibacter microcysteis genome includes a window with the following:
- a CDS encoding acyltransferase, giving the protein MLHTLMNKLYVVYQRKKQKLKLLNLEKPLYIHTTATFNFHRNIKISKYCRIGMDCHIDGEGKIEIGRGTILAPKVVILSSSHEYRNASTLPYGIEDKKLPVVIGNGCWIGWGALIRPGVTIGDGAVIAMGAVVTKNVGAGEVVGGNPARTIGMRESVSEISHLVKEDKYFIKDILENNRIRQGRKTNLNNNLIK; this is encoded by the coding sequence ATGTTGCACACATTAATGAATAAACTGTATGTGGTTTACCAAAGAAAAAAACAGAAGCTTAAACTTCTTAACCTGGAGAAGCCATTATATATACATACAACTGCTACATTTAACTTTCACCGAAACATTAAGATAAGTAAATACTGCAGAATTGGAATGGATTGTCATATTGATGGGGAAGGAAAAATTGAAATAGGTCGCGGGACTATTTTGGCGCCGAAAGTTGTTATACTGTCCAGTTCTCACGAGTACAGAAACGCATCAACTTTACCATATGGAATAGAAGATAAAAAGCTGCCGGTTGTGATTGGAAACGGGTGTTGGATTGGTTGGGGCGCATTGATTAGACCTGGAGTAACGATTGGAGATGGTGCGGTGATTGCTATGGGGGCTGTTGTAACAAAAAACGTTGGTGCGGGAGAAGTTGTTGGCGGTAATCCTGCAAGAACAATCGGCATGAGAGAATCGGTTTCAGAGATTAGCCATTTGGTTAAAGAAGATAAATATTTTATAAAAGATATTCTTGAGAATAATCGCATAAGACAAGGGCGGAAAACGAACCTCAACAACAATCTAATTAAATGA
- a CDS encoding oligosaccharide flippase family protein gives MQERSASTFKKYLSVKYILSFSLLNYLQSAISLIVSVLLAKELGREEYGYFAYGMVYANTLFIIMQFGTDKTLVRDLVQRDQPEITISSAGWLWFMLGIVIVGMISVWAFGFAGFSSKTAIVVLICSALGFMRGMSPMPWFDYKGKANYHSSILLIDRLIFVAATLLIVFFYKNEQAIISIALAQFLARAITIFLEWKYVASTAKLTLKPVYTEIKTIARDNVWVWLGAMGNLLMTQVNQLMIDGKFGVKELALYGFAFQVIMVIRLLQQQILRLITPTIAVITHNIQTHAKQARKKLLQFCSLNILLSSCIVLPAYFIMPYFIEIVNKDFLGALPVLNVLYVWILLFGVAIIINQFLIGLRLQKFFFISTTVFGLLSLGLAEIFIEEYGSIGAAMSLLIAHSCSVLFQLFIVLRKIKKEANVAHINE, from the coding sequence ATGCAGGAAAGATCGGCATCAACGTTTAAAAAATATCTGAGCGTAAAATATATTTTATCGTTTAGTCTTTTAAACTATTTACAATCTGCGATTTCGCTAATTGTATCAGTTCTTTTAGCGAAAGAACTTGGGAGGGAAGAATATGGATACTTTGCATACGGGATGGTTTATGCAAATACACTTTTTATTATTATGCAATTTGGTACGGATAAAACGTTGGTGAGAGATCTTGTGCAAAGAGATCAGCCTGAAATTACCATTTCATCAGCCGGGTGGTTATGGTTTATGCTTGGTATTGTCATTGTAGGTATGATTTCTGTATGGGCGTTTGGATTTGCAGGGTTTTCTTCCAAAACTGCCATAGTGGTGCTTATCTGCTCCGCTTTAGGATTTATGCGTGGTATGAGCCCAATGCCGTGGTTTGATTATAAAGGAAAAGCAAATTATCATTCTTCTATACTTTTGATTGATAGACTCATTTTTGTAGCCGCAACATTATTAATTGTTTTTTTTTACAAAAATGAGCAAGCCATTATAAGTATAGCATTAGCGCAATTTCTAGCGAGAGCCATTACAATTTTCTTAGAATGGAAGTATGTTGCCTCTACAGCCAAATTAACTTTGAAACCAGTTTATACTGAGATTAAAACAATTGCCAGGGATAATGTATGGGTTTGGTTGGGCGCTATGGGTAACCTGCTTATGACACAGGTTAACCAGTTAATGATAGATGGAAAATTCGGCGTTAAGGAATTGGCATTATACGGTTTTGCATTCCAGGTGATTATGGTTATCAGACTATTGCAACAACAAATTCTCAGACTAATAACACCAACCATAGCAGTGATCACTCATAATATACAAACACATGCTAAGCAAGCAAGAAAAAAGCTATTGCAATTCTGTAGCCTCAATATTTTACTAAGTTCCTGTATAGTTTTACCTGCTTATTTTATTATGCCATACTTTATTGAAATCGTCAATAAAGACTTTTTAGGTGCCTTACCCGTCTTAAATGTTTTATATGTTTGGATATTGTTATTCGGTGTAGCTATCATAATCAATCAATTTTTAATCGGTTTAAGATTACAAAAATTTTTCTTTATCAGTACAACAGTTTTTGGATTATTGTCTTTAGGCTTAGCAGAAATTTTCATAGAAGAATATGGATCAATCGGCGCGGCAATGTCTTTATTGATTGCTCACTCCTGCTCAGTACTTTTTCAACTTTTTATAGTTTTAAGAAAGATTAAAAAAGAAGCAAATGTTGCACACATTAATGAATAA
- a CDS encoding glycosyltransferase family 4 protein — MKVLIVTDALPFPALNGKQLPIAGLFECISKTHITHLLVLAEAGIEIKDHTALPKSIIYKGSVPVKKINSKKKLISSALTFKHSISLYKYDKSSLGNVIGSEHYDFIWVSPAHYYSFISFCNNNNLRFFKKVAIGLNDCKTFQFRDSINELMYSRIFKLRYVTEWLRSFPLEREERNFLALADIVHVQTLNEAEKVRKVVRNRLKPLIVAAPNGIKEELFACSYNGVNSNVILFMTHLHGHRLKESEWFITKVWPVIKKKLPEAKLSLVGTPPKTKIDYIDTDSSILINGYADDIHELYNTVRLAVVPTFHGTGLINRILDAITAGVPVVSTPQAIATFPGLISGKEILSASGAKQFADAVIKLYTDINFRCKMAADGRLYAKTQNTWPQSALVVQEAMESLV; from the coding sequence ATGAAAGTTTTGATTGTTACAGATGCATTGCCCTTTCCCGCGTTGAACGGAAAACAGTTACCTATAGCGGGATTGTTTGAATGTATAAGTAAAACCCATATAACCCACCTGTTAGTGCTTGCTGAAGCAGGTATAGAAATAAAGGATCATACGGCACTTCCTAAATCCATCATTTATAAAGGTTCAGTCCCGGTAAAAAAGATCAACAGCAAGAAAAAGTTGATTTCATCGGCACTTACTTTTAAGCATTCCATTTCGTTATACAAATATGATAAATCTTCATTGGGGAATGTTATCGGATCTGAGCATTACGATTTTATTTGGGTAAGTCCTGCACATTATTATAGTTTTATAAGTTTTTGCAACAACAATAATTTGCGTTTTTTCAAAAAAGTGGCAATAGGCTTAAACGACTGTAAGACCTTCCAGTTCCGTGACTCAATAAATGAATTAATGTACAGCCGGATATTTAAGTTGAGGTATGTAACAGAATGGTTGAGAAGTTTTCCGCTGGAAAGGGAGGAAAGAAATTTTCTTGCATTAGCAGATATTGTGCATGTACAGACGCTAAATGAAGCCGAAAAAGTGAGAAAAGTCGTGAGGAACAGGCTCAAGCCATTGATTGTCGCAGCTCCAAACGGTATAAAGGAGGAGCTATTTGCTTGCAGTTATAACGGGGTTAACAGTAACGTAATATTGTTTATGACGCATTTGCATGGTCACAGACTTAAAGAATCCGAATGGTTTATTACGAAAGTTTGGCCTGTTATAAAAAAGAAGTTACCGGAGGCAAAGCTCTCCTTGGTGGGAACACCGCCAAAAACGAAAATAGACTATATAGATACGGATTCGTCCATATTAATAAACGGTTATGCTGATGACATCCATGAGCTGTATAACACCGTAAGATTAGCAGTTGTGCCAACATTTCACGGAACCGGGTTAATAAATAGAATACTGGATGCTATAACCGCAGGCGTACCTGTAGTTTCTACACCGCAGGCTATAGCAACGTTTCCAGGATTAATCTCTGGCAAGGAAATTTTATCTGCATCAGGTGCAAAGCAGTTTGCAGATGCGGTAATAAAATTATATACAGATATCAACTTCCGATGTAAGATGGCTGCTGATGGCAGATTATATGCAAAAACGCAGAATACATGGCCCCAATCAGCCCTCGTTGTGCAAGAGGCGATGGAATCTTTAGTGTAA
- the gmd gene encoding GDP-mannose 4,6-dehydratase gives MKTALITGVNGQDGAYLSELLLEKGYMVHGIKRRASLINTDRIDHLYQDPHEKDVRFRLHYGDMTDSTNLIRIIQEVQPDEIYNLAAMSHVKVSFDTPEYTANADAIGTLRILEAVRILGLEKKTRIYQASTSELYGLVQEVPQKETTPFYPRSPYAVAKLYAYWITVNYREAYNMFACNGILFNHESPLRGETFVTRKITRAVAAIALGLQKTLFLGNLDARRDWGHARDYVKAMWLILQQEQAEDFVIATGITTPVREFVKMAFGEVGVTLEFKGSGVEEKGYVAASTNADFKLEIGTCVVAVDPAYFRPTEVELLIGDPTKSKEKLGWVPECTLDQLVKEMVTADLEVFRQKNKTQFEHLIG, from the coding sequence ATGAAGACTGCATTAATTACTGGTGTGAACGGACAAGACGGCGCTTATCTTTCTGAGCTTTTGCTTGAAAAAGGTTATATGGTACACGGCATTAAACGCCGTGCATCTTTGATAAATACAGATCGTATAGATCACCTGTACCAGGACCCGCATGAGAAGGATGTGCGCTTTCGTTTGCATTATGGTGATATGACTGACAGTACAAACCTTATTCGTATTATACAGGAGGTGCAGCCGGATGAAATTTACAATCTTGCTGCCATGAGCCATGTGAAGGTAAGTTTTGATACACCGGAATACACTGCGAATGCAGATGCAATAGGTACGCTGCGTATACTTGAAGCTGTACGTATACTCGGCCTTGAAAAGAAAACGCGTATTTACCAGGCAAGTACTTCGGAACTGTATGGCCTTGTACAGGAAGTACCGCAAAAGGAAACTACGCCTTTTTACCCGCGCAGCCCTTACGCAGTTGCGAAGTTGTATGCATACTGGATAACGGTGAACTATCGCGAGGCGTATAATATGTTTGCCTGCAATGGTATACTGTTTAACCACGAGAGTCCCTTACGCGGAGAAACATTTGTAACCAGGAAAATAACCAGGGCTGTAGCTGCGATTGCGCTTGGCTTGCAGAAAACGCTGTTTCTCGGAAACCTGGATGCGCGCAGAGACTGGGGACATGCACGCGATTACGTGAAAGCGATGTGGCTGATATTGCAGCAGGAGCAGGCGGAGGATTTTGTGATAGCGACCGGTATTACTACTCCTGTAAGAGAGTTTGTTAAGATGGCTTTTGGTGAAGTGGGCGTTACACTTGAATTTAAAGGCAGCGGTGTTGAGGAAAAGGGATATGTAGCGGCAAGTACCAATGCTGACTTTAAACTTGAGATTGGTACCTGTGTAGTGGCGGTTGATCCTGCTTACTTCAGGCCTACAGAGGTTGAATTATTAATAGGCGACCCCACAAAATCTAAAGAAAAACTTGGATGGGTACCGGAGTGTACACTGGATCAACTGGTAAAAGAAATGGTGACCGCAGATCTCGAAGTTTTCAGGCAAAAAAACAAAACACAGTTTGAACATTTGATCGGGTAG
- the fcl gene encoding GDP-L-fucose synthase, producing the protein MQKGDKIYIAGHRGMVGGAIKRNLEKEGYTNIVTRTSGELDLRSQAAVQLFFEAEKPAYVFLAAAKVGGIMANNTYRAEFLYDNLMIETNIIHAAYTNGVKKLMFLGSSCIYPKLAPQPLKEDYLLTGTLEYTNEPYAIAKIAGIKLCEAYRDQYGCNFISAMPTNLYGVGDNYHPQNSHVLPALIRKFHEARENSAPAVTVWGSGKPMREFLYADDLAEACIYLMQHYSEKQLVNIGTGEDLTIKDLAELVKKVVGYTGEIVFDASKPDGTPRKLMDVSKLNGLGWKHHTTLEEGIKLAYGDFLAKHVTAAV; encoded by the coding sequence ATGCAAAAAGGCGATAAAATTTACATAGCAGGACACAGGGGAATGGTTGGTGGCGCCATTAAGCGCAATCTTGAAAAAGAAGGATACACAAATATTGTTACCAGAACATCAGGCGAACTCGATTTACGCAGCCAGGCAGCGGTGCAGCTTTTCTTTGAAGCAGAAAAGCCGGCATACGTTTTTCTTGCCGCCGCAAAAGTGGGTGGTATAATGGCCAACAATACCTATCGTGCAGAGTTTTTGTACGATAACCTGATGATTGAAACAAACATCATTCATGCAGCATATACAAACGGCGTAAAAAAACTGATGTTTCTCGGCAGTTCGTGCATCTATCCAAAACTTGCACCACAGCCGCTGAAGGAAGATTACCTGCTAACCGGCACGCTGGAGTATACCAATGAACCATACGCTATAGCAAAAATTGCAGGCATCAAATTATGTGAGGCATACAGGGACCAGTACGGCTGTAACTTCATCAGTGCCATGCCAACAAATTTGTATGGTGTAGGAGATAATTATCACCCGCAAAATTCGCATGTTCTGCCTGCATTGATCAGGAAGTTTCATGAGGCCAGGGAGAACAGCGCTCCTGCTGTTACAGTGTGGGGCTCCGGTAAACCTATGCGTGAATTTTTATATGCAGACGACCTGGCTGAAGCGTGTATATACCTGATGCAGCATTACAGCGAAAAGCAACTCGTTAATATTGGAACAGGAGAAGACCTTACAATTAAAGATCTTGCAGAGTTGGTAAAAAAAGTAGTAGGGTATACTGGTGAAATTGTTTTTGATGCATCCAAGCCGGATGGTACACCACGCAAACTGATGGATGTTTCCAAATTAAACGGGTTGGGCTGGAAACACCATACAACATTGGAAGAAGGCATTAAACTTGCATACGGCGATTTTCTTGCGAAACATGTAACAGCAGCGGTTTAA
- a CDS encoding GumC family protein, translated as MNKNNNTAQKESLLRKDDDVDLKKIVGQFATYWKLYVLCILVCLLLGFMYIRYSTPLYKVNAQVLIQDEQGSGASSLPSSDLLGDFGGLFNVQNNVYNQLAILQTKDLLEKVVKEMQLNIVCYNKGDIRDVEVYQRLPFTARFEPLSDTIVPATIQVVFKDNLKAENKFQVSIGDTTYEAKFGAAINISKGRLTLLPSGLPIQSNTYLLSLNSVDAVIGGIQSNLNIDIKDQETTVISLSYNTNVPKKGEDILQNLIESYINRNLTEKNQISDSTIAFVNSRIGIVSKELGAIETDIQHFKQANKLADITEQSKALIDNSSTYYARLNELEVQLSVVKTMLNYVIKEENFERPVPSLLTNEPTFLSLVQQYNSLLLQKSRIALSVKEGNPIAQNLNNQITTLRSDIIKNLQNQQKSIEISRDRVVKENDILGGKVYDVPVQEKQYVNLSRERDVKQALYLYLLQKKEETAISRASNMSSATVISRPRADFQPYFPNKTVILAISLIFSLVIPTGYVIFKKLFNVRVLSKDDITQSTIVPILAEIGHSEKQGMLSLDSEGRSVIAEQFRIFRTNMDFLVGSRKSAHILITSSMTGEGKSFIASNIGMLYAYSGKKVLLMELDLRKPKLSAMLNIPNVTGFSNYIISNKHHQEFIKPIPQNKNLFLMGSGPIPPNPAELLMSSKMDQLMEELDKEFDIIIMDTPPIGAVTDAQILSKHSHINLYVVRQSYTLKYNLEIINELLENDRLSNLYLIVNDVKKGSSYRYGYGYGYGYGYGYAETDKPKKKWFGLKS; from the coding sequence ATGAACAAAAATAACAATACAGCTCAAAAGGAGAGTTTGTTGAGAAAAGACGATGATGTAGACTTAAAGAAAATCGTCGGTCAATTTGCTACTTATTGGAAGCTGTACGTATTGTGCATACTCGTATGTTTACTTTTGGGTTTTATGTATATTAGGTATTCTACCCCGTTATATAAGGTAAATGCCCAGGTTTTAATACAAGATGAACAGGGTTCTGGTGCATCATCTCTACCTTCTTCTGATTTGCTGGGAGACTTTGGGGGCCTATTTAATGTACAAAACAATGTATATAATCAACTAGCCATCCTCCAAACGAAAGATCTGCTTGAAAAGGTTGTCAAAGAAATGCAACTGAATATTGTATGCTATAATAAAGGTGACATAAGAGATGTAGAAGTTTATCAAAGGCTGCCTTTTACAGCCAGATTTGAACCCTTATCAGATACAATTGTCCCAGCCACAATTCAAGTAGTATTTAAAGATAATTTAAAGGCGGAAAACAAGTTTCAGGTATCAATTGGTGATACAACCTACGAAGCAAAGTTTGGAGCAGCTATTAACATATCTAAAGGCAGACTAACACTTTTACCGTCTGGTTTACCTATCCAAAGCAACACATACCTTCTCTCATTGAACTCGGTTGATGCTGTAATTGGCGGTATACAAAGTAATCTTAACATTGATATAAAAGATCAGGAGACTACTGTAATAAGTCTATCCTATAACACAAATGTGCCAAAAAAAGGCGAAGACATATTACAAAATCTAATAGAATCGTATATAAACCGCAACCTTACGGAGAAGAATCAGATATCAGACAGTACCATCGCTTTCGTTAACAGCAGAATAGGCATTGTTTCAAAAGAGTTAGGTGCAATTGAAACAGATATTCAGCATTTTAAACAAGCAAATAAACTTGCTGATATAACTGAACAATCCAAAGCGCTTATAGATAACAGCAGCACGTATTACGCAAGGCTAAATGAGTTAGAAGTGCAGTTAAGTGTGGTTAAAACCATGCTTAATTATGTGATCAAAGAAGAAAATTTCGAAAGACCGGTACCTTCATTACTTACCAATGAACCAACTTTCCTAAGTCTTGTGCAGCAGTATAACAGTCTACTTTTGCAAAAAAGTCGTATAGCTCTATCTGTTAAAGAAGGAAATCCTATTGCACAGAATTTAAATAATCAAATAACCACTTTAAGAAGCGATATAATTAAAAATCTTCAGAATCAGCAAAAGTCGATTGAAATCTCACGGGATAGAGTAGTAAAAGAAAATGACATTTTAGGAGGGAAAGTGTATGATGTTCCTGTTCAGGAAAAGCAATACGTAAATCTTTCAAGAGAAAGAGATGTTAAGCAGGCTTTATACTTGTATCTCTTACAGAAAAAAGAAGAAACTGCCATCAGCAGAGCATCTAATATGTCCAGTGCTACAGTTATATCCAGACCCCGGGCAGATTTTCAACCCTACTTTCCCAACAAGACTGTTATTTTGGCTATTAGTCTTATCTTCTCTCTGGTTATTCCAACCGGGTATGTTATTTTCAAAAAGTTATTCAATGTACGGGTTTTGTCAAAAGATGATATTACCCAATCGACCATCGTTCCCATTCTTGCAGAAATTGGGCACAGCGAAAAACAGGGAATGCTCTCACTGGATTCAGAAGGACGGTCAGTTATTGCTGAGCAATTCAGAATTTTCAGAACTAATATGGATTTCCTGGTTGGTTCAAGAAAATCAGCTCATATTCTTATAACGTCATCCATGACTGGAGAAGGAAAATCTTTTATAGCATCAAATATTGGAATGTTATATGCATATAGCGGCAAAAAGGTATTGTTAATGGAACTGGACCTTCGGAAACCAAAATTATCGGCAATGCTAAACATTCCAAATGTTACAGGATTTTCCAACTATATTATTTCAAATAAGCATCACCAGGAGTTTATCAAACCAATTCCCCAAAATAAAAACCTTTTTTTGATGGGTTCAGGGCCTATACCGCCAAACCCCGCAGAATTACTCATGTCATCCAAAATGGATCAACTAATGGAGGAACTTGATAAAGAGTTCGACATAATTATTATGGATACCCCCCCGATCGGTGCAGTTACAGACGCACAAATCTTATCAAAACATAGCCATATCAATCTTTACGTAGTCAGGCAGTCTTATACATTAAAATATAACCTCGAAATCATCAATGAGCTACTTGAAAATGACCGTTTGTCTAACCTTTATCTTATAGTAAATGATGTAAAAAAAGGTTCATCTTATAGATATGGTTACGGATATGGCTACGGTTATGGCTATGGTTATGCCGAAACAGACAAACCTAAGAAAAAATGGTTTGGTTTAAAAAGCTAG
- a CDS encoding polysaccharide biosynthesis/export family protein → MNAGQSMSAPSSNFLFIQSKMQSRKIAFSVTGFCILSMFLFQSCITYKNAAYFQDFSDTAKPQIAKTIPFATPVIQVDDILTITIQTIDNDISGLLNSSNSINGSNTSLPVSGSATAAGTPTQQLVNGYLVDKDGIVELPFIGKVKLAGLTTSEAKEKIRKEAEKQFNNPLINVRFANFKITVLGEVNRPASYISPNEKVNVFDALGMAGDVTIFGKKENILLLRDTLGDKKMIRLNLNSKEIVTSPYFYLQPNDIVYVEPNKYKIASVDAVRNRNITIAVSAMSLLIVILSRFR, encoded by the coding sequence GTGAATGCCGGACAAAGTATGAGTGCTCCGTCATCTAATTTTTTATTTATTCAATCAAAAATGCAATCAAGAAAAATCGCTTTTTCTGTTACTGGTTTCTGCATTCTTTCAATGTTTTTATTTCAGTCCTGTATAACATATAAAAACGCTGCTTATTTTCAGGACTTTTCAGATACCGCAAAGCCTCAGATTGCTAAAACAATACCATTCGCAACGCCTGTGATACAAGTTGATGATATTCTTACCATCACGATCCAAACAATTGATAATGATATTTCAGGCTTATTAAACTCTAGTAATAGTATTAATGGAAGTAACACCAGTTTACCTGTGTCCGGTAGTGCAACTGCTGCAGGCACACCTACACAGCAATTGGTCAACGGTTATTTGGTTGACAAAGACGGGATAGTAGAATTGCCATTTATCGGAAAAGTAAAACTCGCAGGCTTAACTACTTCAGAAGCCAAGGAAAAAATAAGGAAAGAAGCAGAGAAGCAATTTAATAATCCATTGATCAATGTGCGTTTCGCAAATTTTAAAATAACTGTTTTGGGTGAGGTAAACAGGCCGGCATCTTATATATCGCCGAACGAGAAAGTGAATGTTTTTGATGCATTGGGTATGGCAGGAGATGTTACCATTTTCGGAAAAAAAGAGAACATTTTGTTATTAAGAGACACTTTGGGGGATAAAAAAATGATCAGGTTGAATTTAAATTCAAAAGAGATTGTTACCTCTCCATATTTTTATCTTCAGCCAAATGATATTGTTTATGTAGAGCCAAATAAATACAAAATTGCAAGCGTAGATGCAGTAAGAAATAGAAATATAACTATTGCTGTTTCTGCAATGTCTCTCCTTATTGTTATCTTATCTCGTTTTAGATAG
- a CDS encoding sugar transferase has translation MNLKRQLFLHFFESGRNNAMINLLLSVLIFTCIDQKTGDTLLNSLLLFNTLWLAAFVCCAVLESAHSQGISRRGWELLFQLAAFYILSVLSWLPGANRKLGVIAILAVFAVLLSIYMCRRSVKTLLLNILEYSGRTPVAHITGWLKSYLHSGIHEDWYQYASPMALAGQQKRVMQRSREIMVTQAEKVLFTSSLQTANISLENAEYRFDKLQIGDTIADWLVPAYGKLSPPAIAFHKSHNQLFKRLFDILVSLFIIVFFLSWMIPVIGLLIRLESRGPVFFRQLRSGRNNVPFWCFKFRSMYVNEESDELQASKGDARITRIGAFLRKTSLDEFPQFFNVLKGDMSIVGPRPHMLLHTAFYASKVNGYMKRLEMKQGLTGWAQVKGHRGETKDIRFMQNRVDHDIWYLYNWTFWLDVKIVLLTFINIFRREENAF, from the coding sequence ATGAATTTGAAAAGACAATTGTTTTTACATTTTTTTGAAAGTGGTAGAAACAATGCAATGATTAACCTGCTATTGTCTGTTCTTATTTTTACCTGCATAGATCAAAAGACAGGAGATACACTTCTAAACAGCTTATTGCTGTTCAATACGCTATGGCTGGCAGCATTCGTTTGCTGCGCCGTTCTTGAAAGCGCGCACTCACAGGGCATATCCCGCCGCGGATGGGAGTTGTTGTTTCAGCTGGCGGCATTCTATATTTTATCGGTTCTTTCATGGCTGCCAGGTGCAAACAGGAAGCTTGGTGTAATTGCTATCCTTGCTGTCTTTGCAGTTCTGCTTAGCATATATATGTGCAGGAGATCTGTCAAGACTCTTCTCCTTAATATTTTAGAGTATAGTGGCCGTACGCCAGTTGCTCATATAACGGGATGGCTGAAAAGCTATCTGCACAGCGGTATACACGAAGACTGGTATCAGTATGCATCACCCATGGCTTTGGCCGGTCAGCAAAAGCGGGTAATGCAAAGGTCTCGGGAAATAATGGTAACCCAAGCAGAAAAGGTACTCTTTACAAGCTCGTTGCAGACAGCTAATATCAGCCTGGAAAATGCAGAATATAGGTTTGACAAATTGCAGATCGGAGACACCATTGCTGATTGGCTGGTGCCTGCTTATGGCAAATTATCTCCTCCCGCCATAGCATTCCATAAATCCCATAACCAGCTTTTTAAACGTTTATTCGATATCCTGGTAAGCCTTTTCATCATTGTGTTTTTTCTTTCCTGGATGATTCCGGTTATAGGTCTGTTAATCAGGTTAGAAAGCAGGGGGCCGGTTTTCTTTCGCCAGTTAAGGTCAGGCAGAAATAATGTCCCTTTTTGGTGCTTTAAATTCAGAAGTATGTATGTAAATGAAGAGTCTGATGAGCTCCAGGCAAGCAAAGGCGATGCAAGAATAACCCGTATTGGTGCTTTTCTTCGTAAGACAAGCCTTGATGAATTTCCCCAGTTTTTCAATGTATTAAAAGGAGACATGAGTATTGTAGGCCCAAGACCACACATGTTGTTGCATACAGCGTTTTATGCGTCCAAAGTAAATGGCTATATGAAACGCCTTGAAATGAAACAAGGTCTTACGGGCTGGGCACAGGTAAAAGGGCACCGTGGCGAAACGAAAGACATCAGGTTTATGCAAAACCGTGTCGATCACGATATCTGGTATCTATATAACTGGACCTTCTGGCTGGATGTGAAAATTGTTCTATTAACATTTATAAACATTTTCAGACGCGAGGAGAATGCATTTTGA